Part of the Pelobates fuscus isolate aPelFus1 chromosome 12, aPelFus1.pri, whole genome shotgun sequence genome, GGAATCATTTCTAATTTTCCTTAATTTATTGTACATTCTTTCCTGCAGAATCTTGCTCACTCATTCCATCCCTGGTTCTTCACCCACATCCGATCTTCACTTGCTAATTTACATTCACCCCCTTCACAAAGTGCTCTTCCCCACACCGGTGCCTTTTCATGCTAAGTTCATGAAAAAACATACCACGTTATGCCTCATGTTACAGAAATGTGGAATTAAGCTCATCTACTCAGCCCATTTACATCAGtcatttgcatatttattttgtagattgttTGACATTTTCACATAATGTTTTTCCCAGATTGACCTGGACACGATTGATGTTAGCAACCTGAACAGGCAATTTTTGTTTCAGAAGAAGCATGTTGGGAGATCTAAAGCTGAGGTAATTCATATATGTGCGACATCATCATTTATACATCCACGCTGTACTCGGAGTATGAGATAAAGTAACAATATACCTGCAAATGATTTATTGCTTTAACAATCGACGTCCCAATGGATGCAGAGTAATATACCCTCTAATGTACGCCAGGTAGAATCACTTTCATTGATCTACATGTTGTATTAGCCAAATTTAGGGGATCTGTCCAAGCACATTAACCACTAAAACCctgtatagtggttatggtaccaggtgtTTCTGGGTGCCCGCCTGGAGCGGTTTGTCAAATTGTTTAAAGGAATGGcaggctgtaatggttatggtgtgtgaacaattttttattcatttttatggtAAAATTGACATAAAGGGCTGATGCACTGAGTGCATCTGTATTCTTTTTCATCCACAATACATAATGCGGAATCACACAGTGTTCATTGGCAAGCCAGACATGGTTATGTGTCATTGCTGCAGTAACCGGATGCCAATCCTGCTGCCATTCATTGGCTCAGAGCGTTGGCAGGttgctctctgtcaatgaatgaacctctgcgtagaattgtgcagagtTGGCATTATACAGTGGGGAACTCTAGCTACgagctggctaatgatgccccacAGACGGAAGTGGAGTTACACTGCTAGCAGCAAAGGAATTAATATTCTATGTGCagcctccaagcaccataaacacttcaagtcaatgaagtggtcataTTGCAATCCTTCAGTCTACAATTTTGCTTGGGCAGTGTAGAGATTTAATTCTTACCTGAAGCAGGCTTTGTTGATACTCTCGTTTGTAGCAAGTGTTTACCTCCTTCATGACAGATTAGGCATATCCTGTTATATCATGATAGTCAAGGCTCACTTGTTATGAACATAGCATACAGGCTGATTTGACCTAACCATGATAAGAAAAGGCTTTAGACAGTCTTGCCATGATATTTTGCTACAATATCTaaataaaaagtgcagagacgtgtTATCAATTAatatagattaaagggacactatagtcacccagaccacttcagctcactttTTATATTCACTTGGCACCAATTTATAGAATTTAGGGTAAAGAAGCTATTCACCAGTGTGGTATTAGTCAAAGATTGTAGCAAATTGCAATTTGACCAAATCCAGACAGAAATGTGTAATTGGGGAACATTGTCCAAATCCACTAGTCTCATGTTGGCTCTTTTTAGCCTGAATATTGCAATTTGTATTGCAAGTCTTTTATCCCTTAGCagtttgcttaaaggaccactatagtgccctgagggtgcccccaccctcagggaccccctcccgccgggctctggggagaggaaaggggttaaaacttacctttctccagcgccgggcggagagctctcctcctttcgatcctcctcctctcctcccattcagctgaatgcgcggcaagagctgcgcgcgcgcattcagccggtctcataggaaagcattatcaatgctttcctatggacgcttgcgtgctctcactgtgattttcacagtgagaatcacgcaagcgcctctagcggctgtcagtgagacagccactagaggatttgagggctggattaacccatttataaacatagcagtttctctgaaactgctatgtttataaaaaaaaaaaaaatgggttaaccctagcaggacctggcacccagaccacttcattaagctgaagtggtctgtgtgcctatagtggtcctttaagcataaaatcaaaaaattatgttgcagtgtgtgcatgtacatCAGTATCCGTATTGCCCGAGGCAGCAGCCAATTTCAGGTATCTTATATCTTTAACTATACGTATGCTGGAAATCTTTCTAGCACTGTGTATAGAGTCTGTGCACAATAAAATGATGCTAGATTGCTAAAGTAGAATCCTAAATTGCCACTGAATGTTCTTATAAAAGCATAACATTTTACTGTCATGTTCTGAACATTGCAGACCCCCGAGGCATAGTAATGAAATGTCACTTACAATTTAAGGTGCTAATTTAGAAATCTATTCTGACGCGTTTCTCCACACTCTGGCAATTGAAGCTAAACCTCAATCTCCGCATTGCATGCTGAGATATTTACATCATTCACATAATGTATATCCTGCTGTGATATTGCCAGTTGGGAATGCACTGTACATGTGTGATTCCAATCGCTTACAGCGGTTTTAAATGTGCAAGTAATGATTTCATGATTGCCTGCTGTATATttcgttgtttgttttttactgctgcagaaagtgattacattataaactctgctattgCGTGTAAAGGGTAATAAATTGTGTATTCTTTATAGGTGGCAAAGGAAAGTGTTCTGCAGTTCTGCCCCGAAGCCAACATTACTGCATGTCATGACAGTGTCATGAGGTAAGTTgcctttttattttctaaagggtttaatttatttttaaatttcaatGTTTTGAATACCGCTATTTCTATCCTGAGTTTGTAATTATGTATATTCTACTTGGTTGGCTGCCTCGGTGCATTCTCTGTGCTTTGTGTTTTTCATGCTATGGAGCCACGACTTTAAAGGAGCAcataactgtattcctaacactacagtgtccttCCGCCTACGCACACTCATGCCCCCACTATGACAGGGTTTTTCCAGTTGTCTAGTTCCAGTGCCTCTTCCAGCACATGCAAATATATTGATAAATCTAGGGGATAATCTTTGGTAACAGCAATTTATTgcactgttttgttttattttgtcattaTAGTAGATATTAGataacataaaagaaaaattcaGTAAGAGAAGACATTTGGAAAATAGTAACTCTCTCTTTAAGGTTTCTGTGAAATCTGAGCGTACATATGAACTATATTGTACTTTAAGCTATAGGAGATCTGATCCATGTGATGTTATACTGGATTTAAATCCTGCTGAAACAATTTGCTATTAAGAATCAATTTTATTTAGCTGATAAGTCCTTAGAAATATTTGTATCGGTTATGTTGTTTTAGTGTTAACCAATAGGAATGACATATGTGGTTTTATAAACAGATGATGTTAATTAATGTGCATACTTGGCTAAGGCTATTTTGGCCATAGCATCATAGTTTTTGTCCAGGGCCATGTGTAGCTTTAATAAAGAATaacttattcactttttacttccgCTGTGATGCCAGTTTCTCTTTTGGAAGATTTATTCCTCCTCTGACCTCAGCTGTTGGGGGAAtcccagacatacacatacatacatacttatataCGGACATACTGACCTACCGACACACATAtttgcttaccttttttttttgcaggagggtggctgtggctgatgggagtcggcgtggctcccgcGGCCTGGCTCTCTTCCCTTCCCGCggagagggagctgggaggaagtgaccaccggccgtcacttcctcccagcactactttgcggctgtgatgttttgtttttttaaaggggcccggccgCAGTGCTGACCTGGCCTCTggagatatagggcccatcaggtggccccgaGTGCTTGGGacgtagtttgaggacccctggtctaaacactgcaatgtaaactctgTGGCTAAgggaaaagggacactgcacccagaccactataaTGAAATGAAAtctggttgcctacagtgtccctttaagaaactatTAAAATTAGCTACTGCAGTAGCATTTAATATATTTCTACTGAACTtatccatttttaaaataaatatcaatGTTATAACAAAGCAGATAGAACAAATACTGGATTTCCTTAATGATATATTTTAGGGAGGTTGACAGGACTTAATCTTAATGATATTTCAGGAACAAATTTGATTCATGAAAATCACCTTTTCTTGGTTATTTGTTTGCTTTCACTCTTTATTTCTACTTAGCCGCAGTTTGCGTGGTAGTTAAACCTCAGATTCTGTTTTACAGCCCTGATTACGACGTGGAATTCTTCAGGCAGTTCACATTGGTCATGAATGCCTTGGACAACCAAGGTAATGATTTCCAAATACGTTCCTGTTCGTCTTTTAACTTACTGCCATTAAAAATTGCCAAAAGAGGCAACCTGGAAAAATAGAGAATTATTCCACTTttggcatttttaattttttacaaataCCTTGTCAAATCCATATTTTATCTATACACGTTAGAACAGAGGGTAGCACAGTCTatcctctataggttagtgtgaTAGATACACTTTAGATATCGAATTGGGTTACTATACTTCTGTCTGATACCTATTGTTACCCTTTTAGCTGCCAGAAACCACGTGAACAGGATGTGTCTTGCTGCAGATATTCCCCTGATTGAGAGTGGGACTGCTGGCTACCTCGGCCAGGTCACTGTAATTAAGAAGGTTGGTAAACCTTTTAATTACACAATATCGTTGGCATCTGAACTGGGTGGGTGGTGGTCAGCTTCACGGTTTGTTATTCATTGTATATAAATGTTATGTGCTGGGAgggtaacttttttatttttatactcttTAATAGCACCAGCCCTGGTGTATAAATGTTATTACAAAAGACAGGAGAGAATAATCAGGccagaagcattgtgattagcttTGCATAGTTTGTACGGTTTCTCCTGTAGCATCACATTTTATGCagagtttaatttgttttggtttgTCCTGAATTGGAGATTTAACTGTCCGGGGGAAAAAATATCAGAATATTTCCACATTTTTTCATTCTTCCAGTTTCTTCGGGTAAgatttcaaatatatatgtatatttttctcttgttttatgAACCTCCAGGGAGTCACGGAGTGCTACGAATGCCAACCTAAACCCACCCAGAAGACATTCCCAGGATGCACCATTCGCAACACACCATCTGAGCCTATTCACTGTATTGTATGGGCCAAATATCTGTTCAAGTAAGATTCTCATTTACCAGGCCTTCTGTGCACACTCTGCTTCATAGCATTTATGTTGATCTATTGAAAATGCAtgattaaaggggaactgtcacttctctgacatttacaccattgaataaaacaatcTAAATGACCTATAACTTGTGCTATGTTATCTTTTaaatttaaagatttagcaatttaCAGTATATTCCAAATAAATAAGGCAGTTTAAACATTGCAAATTGTTTAAACTGCCCTCTTCTCtttatgccgactgccaggtgcaaaggacagtttACAACAAtgcttgacagggagctaagatgaaggCGTCCAGTTTCATAATAAAGAGGTGTGAACTTCTATATccgcttttatttttttacacctcacaaatacatatttgataACAATGGGGATAAACATAATCTTAAAAATCCTGTAAAGTGACAGTTCTTCTTTAAATTTTATGGTAAATCTGGTAATTCTTTCTGCTGGGCCGGTTAAAATCTGTCAAGGTTTGTGATAGATGACTCTCTTCCTTCACTACTATTACCcaatacattttacaatattGTGCTCCCTGTTGGTGTGGAATGCAgattatattcacagacacaggtAACAATGTCTTATGCTTATTTTAACTTTAGCCAGTTATTTGGGGAAGAAGATGCAGATCAGGAAGTGTCCCCTGATACCGCTGACCCGGAAGCAGCCTGTGAGTTATTCTTTgtttttcttactcccctcttcttatttacTTAACTGTACTAGTGAAACCTCTTCATCCTGCTCCTTATGTGTTCTATACAGGGGACCCAACAGATGCCGCTGCAAGAGCCAACGCATCAAATGTGGATGGTGATATAAAGAGGGTTTCAACCAAACAATGGGCAAGATCAACTGGCTACGACCCTGTAAAATTATTCCACAAGGTAATAAGAGAGAATAATCTATTGTGAAAACTGTGCACCTgtgtttatttgtaaatttaatgACATTCGGTTTAGCCTTCTAACAATCAGAAAGAATTtacctaattattatttttaaagatttAAGCACCATTTgtgcactgtgtccctagtggcaTTCTTAATCATGAAAACTTTTTTTCGTCTGATAGTCCATCTTTTTGAAGTCATCCTATAGTTGAAAACAATAATCACTGGCAcgctttatttttaacaatagaAAGTAACCTGCTGAATAGATATGGGCTGGCAAGAAACAAATTGTATAACACCCATAGAAGTGAGATTTTAAAGCGGTATGAATTGCCTTCTGGTATTATACAATTTATAGTGCTATGTTAAAAATCTCATGGgattgtgtgtatttctgagttcTGTCCTAACCCTGGAATGCAGGTCTGTCGTGTGTTTATGAAGCGCAAAAAAATACTTTGGTACCTCCCTGGCTTTCAACTTTCTTTCAGCATATGTTACTCTTATTTTGCATCATCTATTCTGTAGAGCCCTAATGTTCCTACATGACCTGGACATTCCATAGCAGGATACTTTGAGTCCAGAGtccttttgctaaaaaaaaatgcagtcaaTGGTCCTTCGTGAATTGAAACTTAATGAAGAACCTATTCCTGTGTTGTTCATTTTCATGTTCATTTTGCAGCTCTTCAAAGACGACATCCGATATCTACTGACAATGGACAAACTTTGGAAGAAAAGGAAGCCTCCTGTTCCATTGGACTGGGCCTCATTACAGGATAAAGGTAGATTGGCAATATTTCCAATTAGTGCAAACAAATGTTATGTAAATAATTgtgtggaggttttttttttttttttttttcctgtcactTCTTTTTTGTTTGAGATGTGGTTTAGCCATCACAGTGAGGTTTTTATCGCCTTTTGTTCTTGCAGAAAACAATTCGTCAGAAGAGCACAATGAAACGACTCCACTCGGACTGAAGGATCAGCAAGTTCTAGATGTGTGCAGCTACGCTCAGTTGTTTTCTCAAAGTGTTCAAACCTTAAAAGAACAAATCTCTCAAAAGGGGGACAATGCGTCCCTTGTGTGGGATAAGGTAAGGAGAACCAAGGCTGGGTGAATTAATACTCGCTAGGATAATGTTGCAAAACCCAAATTGTTTATTAGAAAGCTTCATCTCAGTACAGAAAATGTACTGTTATTGTTTGAGCCCAGGCATCACTTACAAAGTACCCACACAGTTTACTAGCCAGGAAACTTTATTTATTCTGTGGATTTTCCAAAAAGAATATTATATAAGTGTGCTTTTCATTTTTCCTGTCGCAGTCTAGCAGACCATTCCAGGGCTATGTTGTTTGGATATTGAATCTGTCAGTCTTTGTACAGATGTGACCTTTAAAAGCAAAATTATGGACGGCTCATATGGGACAAATAGTTTTTGGGAAACTCTTGAAATTATTTTATGGGATATTTTCTCATTTTTCATCACTTGAAAAGTGAAGcttccacacacacaatttattCACGTTTAGGTTATGGAAAcaaagattttatatttttaagcagACTTTGATATGCAGTACAGTTTAACCCTGATCGTGGGTATTCATGTAGAGCCATTATGAAATTGTTCGATAACATTATTAATCCTTCCTGATAGAGAAAACAGATTTTTACTACAATACTGTAATAAAACATGTATCCATTTTGTAACCAGATACTTTCCTCGCTTTAATTTTGTGTAAAATGTCTGTTTGTAGGACGACGCCCCAGCCATGGATTTTGTCACATCCGCTGCTAACCTCCGAATGCATATCTTCAGTATGAACATGAAAAGCAGATTTGATATAAAATGTACGGTTATTTCCTTTGCATTGTTGTGATTTGTGGGCCCATGTAAAGTGATCTAAAATCTTATGtccttaattttaaaatgttttttcccACAGCAATGGCAGGAAACATCATCCCTGCAATTGCCACCACCAATGCTGTGATAGCAGGTCTGATTGTATTGGAAGGTTTGAAGATTTTATCTGGTAACATCGAGCAATGTAGAACTGTAAGTTGCTTATTTGTATTACCCACTAACTAATTTTCTTCACATTGCTCTGTTTCAACAAAATTAATGTAGCTATTTTACATCTGACAGGTTTTCTTGAACAAACAACCAAACCCACGGAAGAAGCTTCTCGTCCCTTGTTCACTGGATCCACCAAACTCCAGTTGTTACGTGTGCGCCAGCAGACCAGAAGTGACTGTGAAGTTAAACGTTCATAAAGTGACTGTGCAGACATTACAGGATAGGGTAAGCTTGCGTTATTGTAGAAGAATTGTACGTAGCACGCGTGCGCCTGTCCATTGTAACTTTGTGTGATTTCCATATTGAAAATACACTTATGTACTCTTTAGACTTACCAGTGTTTAAACACTCATGCAGGAAGTGATATTGCAGGCTGATGGTGACTGCTTcctttttaaaggggcactctaccgCCCAGgtgcaaagaataaaaaaaaaaaatagactaaaACAAttaatacgactaaaactaaattgaaattcagCAACTAAAACATTTAAGATGACTAAAACTAATATGGTATTTTAGTCAAAAtgctatgactaaaactaaattaataTTTAGCGCCAAAataaacactgcacagaggggctgtggaaggtgcaaaagaggctttaactaaacccatttaaTTTTAGTCATGTTGactaatatacccccaatgaaaccgtgttaattttgtcaactaacaatttttgagatttagtcgattTAAAACTAGActgaaacaattcagatgactaatatacaactaaaactaaaacggCTTTTTTATAGTCAAAATACTATGacgaaaactaaattgaaatttaccGCCAAAATGAACACATGAAAGCATCCATGAATTTTTTTCGTTGCAGGCTTATCTAAAACGGCTTTCAAAAGCTACAGATCGTGTCTgaaacctttgcaagccctcccctttctgTCAAATCGTTTAGGAATGGGTTCATATAAATTGAGGCTCCTCCTGGCACAGAGGGTCCACCACCATCTTTgccacattaaatggatactataggcaccaaaacaactttagattaattaaaCTGTTATAATGTATAGATGATGccacactgctcaattatcttccatataggagttaaatcacttggtttATATAGCACCACCTTGCATGAGACTGACACAGCCTTCCAAAGCACATTTaaagtttaaacttcctttattaccTAGTGTGttgaatttagaatttcttatcttctgctctgtttgtGGCCTGCAAGAGCATGCAGAGCCTTCCATGTGTGTGCTtacagttaaaggatcactatagggtcaggaacacaaacatatatttctgactctatagtgttaacaccaccatctagcccttctGGCccacctaaaaatagtaaaatcttatcaatgcatctctatgagaaaagttcagtgtttccattGCCGCACTGCCCCAAAAAGCACTTGTAGTAGCTATATGAGAAGTGTCAAGTGGAggtatctctaggctgtaatgtaaacccagcattttctctgaaaagacagtgctttctgcaaaaagcctgaaggtaatgattctactcaccagaacaaacgcagtaagctctagttgttctagtgactatagtgtccctttaataatgcggATTAACTCTTCTTCCTTATCAATGTCTATTTTGTCCGACCTTGTTGATTTTAATTGGCTGACAGCACTGGGCTAATTCATCCccaatcactctcagccaatccccACTGTCCAGATTGTATGAAATTGGGAATgaggttattttataaaagtgtcaatttcttttGAAAACTGCACTTTGtgtaaaattaacaaaataattgTGTATTTCCTTCCTGTTATTAGGGACTTTATTTGTGTCTGTatagatattttaaaatgtaattctgtGACTTCAGATTGTAAAAGAGAAGTTTGGGATGGTGGCACCAGACGTTCAAATTGAAGACGGCAAAGGAACCATCCTAATCTCGTCCGAGCAAGGGGAAACTGATGGTGAGAGTgctgttttttaaatttaccaaACATTGCTTAAAAACCATAAAATTGtatgtgttttgctttttttaaaccaGTGGTGTATTCATTGTTTTGTCTTAACAATTCCAGCaaacaacaataaatatatatcagaATTTGGCATTCGGAATGGCAGCCGGCTGCAAGCTGATGATTTTCTTCAGGACTACACTCTCCTGATCAACGTTTTACATAGGTGCGTGCAGCTCCTGGCTCCTGTTTCCCAGCAGATAACCTTTCCAATGCTATGTCTAGCAAAGTGTTATCCGAGAGTATGGAACCATTTAGCCAGTTTGTTCATGATGTACAATAGGCCATTGGTGATGCTCTTTTCTctttgatcattttttttttttttgcttcgtaTTCTAGTCTACAGATAAACTTGGCGTACAGTGGGTCAGATAAGCCCCATACACGATCCATACTGTATTAAAATATCTGATGTTCAGGGTTTTCATTACTATTTAGCTTTTTCTATAATGCTCTGTATCTAAGACTAGGCAGGAATTATGTCAGTAGTAGTGTACGTGGTAAGTTCAGGATTGCGGCTGGGTGTTCACATATTCTTTGGAatactgttacagtgcagataaTAGGCTTAGCTTAGTGtagttgtttttattatttgatatTGCAATGTGCTTAATCTTTACATGTATAATAATTGTCAGCAAGTAGAAAGTGGTTGATGTGATACCAGGCATGCGTTTGTTTATTTTTGCTATTTACTCCTCCAACCTTAAAGCTATCCATGCAGGGTCtttacatgtttgtgttattTTGTTGTTAGGGAAGACTTGGGGAAGGATGTGGAGTTTGAAGTTGTAGGAGATGCCCCTGACAAAGCTCCTCCAAAACCCACAGAGGAAAGTGCTAAAAGCATCACCAACGGAAGCGATGATGGGGCGCAGCCTTCCACATCCACAGGTATGTTTCCCTTCCTACCTCATCCAGTCAGGAACAGCATTCTAAAAGTAAATCAATGTATCCACATCTATCAATACCTGTCCTGTCATACACTGAATTTGACATAGTTTCCAATTTCCACACATATGCCTGCCCTACTTTCTACACAGTTCTCCGATGTAATCGGATGTAAGCAACTTCTTTATACATACTGTCATTCAGCTCTTTAACACACAATGTGTCCACCCACTTCTACTTGGCACAGCTGTTAACATACACTGTGCCGTGCCTTATTCCGTACCCTGTTAGGCAGTGTGCCCAGTCTTTCTTGTCTCTAGCAGAGTGGTGAGACCAATCAGGTCTCCAGTTCGGCATCTTAGAAAGGGAAGAGCATTTCTCTCAGCTTCCTGTCATTTCTATGACAACAactgtgttatttactaaagtgtgaatggtCAGGAAAGTGGCCAAaccagaagcatagctgactgggaGAATTATTCCATTTtgactactttgaccttaaagggactctccagtgcgggaaaacaaaccgtttacctggcactgcaggtcccctctccctcccatcccccatcccaagttgctaaaggggttaaaaccccttcagtgacttacctgtatccagcgccaatgtcgcTCGgcactggttcagggtccgcccacgctcctcccccgccgacgtcatctggCTGGGGaggcctaatgtgcatgcgcggcaatgccgcgcacgcacattagacctccccataggaaagcattgaaataattGCTGTTACCAGACAGATTTCCCAGAtattggtgtgtgtatatatatatatatactttgcttTTTCATTTGGTAGCTAAATGTCAGTTCTCACATTGCCTTGAgaaactccccataggaaagcattgaaaaaatgctccccataaaaaaaattgaaaaaaatgctttcctatggggatttcagcgacgctggaggcccTCACATAGGTCCTCACTATAATCACGGAagt contains:
- the UBA2 gene encoding SUMO-activating enzyme subunit 2, with product MAVRGALRTELAEAVSSCRLLIVGAGGIGCELLKNLVLTGFTNLYVIDLDTIDVSNLNRQFLFQKKHVGRSKAEVAKESVLQFCPEANITACHDSVMSPDYDVEFFRQFTLVMNALDNQAARNHVNRMCLAADIPLIESGTAGYLGQVTVIKKGVTECYECQPKPTQKTFPGCTIRNTPSEPIHCIVWAKYLFNQLFGEEDADQEVSPDTADPEAAWDPTDAAARANASNVDGDIKRVSTKQWARSTGYDPVKLFHKLFKDDIRYLLTMDKLWKKRKPPVPLDWASLQDKENNSSEEHNETTPLGLKDQQVLDVCSYAQLFSQSVQTLKEQISQKGDNASLVWDKDDAPAMDFVTSAANLRMHIFSMNMKSRFDIKSMAGNIIPAIATTNAVIAGLIVLEGLKILSGNIEQCRTVFLNKQPNPRKKLLVPCSLDPPNSSCYVCASRPEVTVKLNVHKVTVQTLQDRIVKEKFGMVAPDVQIEDGKGTILISSEQGETDANNNKYISEFGIRNGSRLQADDFLQDYTLLINVLHREDLGKDVEFEVVGDAPDKAPPKPTEESAKSITNGSDDGAQPSTSTAHDHDDVLILDSDEESPSSSNADVNMESTSVKRKLSDDGAVSAKRKRLEPQEELDDDIIALD